In the genome of Pseudomonas sp. HS6, one region contains:
- a CDS encoding disulfide bond formation protein B, with protein MSEETIRLGRERRFLVLLGIICLALIGGALYMQIVLGEAPCPLCILQRYALLLIALFAFIGAAMRTRRSITVFEVLVVICAIAGAGVAGHHVFTQFYPAVSCGIDVLQPIVDDLPLAKIFPLGFQVDGFCSTPYPPILGLSLAQWALVAFVLVVILVPLLTSRNRKALR; from the coding sequence ATGAGCGAGGAAACGATTCGATTGGGACGTGAGCGGCGCTTTCTGGTGCTGCTGGGCATCATCTGCCTGGCGCTGATCGGCGGCGCGTTGTACATGCAGATCGTGCTGGGCGAGGCTCCTTGCCCGCTGTGTATCCTGCAGCGTTATGCACTGCTGTTGATCGCGCTGTTCGCGTTCATCGGCGCGGCCATGCGCACCCGCCGCAGCATCACCGTGTTCGAAGTACTGGTGGTGATCTGCGCGATTGCCGGGGCCGGTGTCGCCGGTCATCACGTGTTCACTCAGTTCTACCCGGCAGTGAGCTGCGGCATCGACGTGCTGCAGCCGATTGTCGATGATCTGCCGCTGGCGAAGATCTTTCCGCTGGGCTTTCAGGTAGACGGTTTCTGCTCGACGCCGTACCCGCCGATCCTAGGTCTGTCGCTGGCGCAATGGGCACTGGTGGCCTTCGTGCTGGTGGTGATCCTGGTGCCGCTGCTGACCTCGCGTAACCGAAAAGCACTGCGCTGA
- a CDS encoding ester cyclase: MSHFAFSRRFSLATLGLSVALLSSPFAFAESALIQPQTLIVDQSLPKAQRDAMQLAARRYGSFWNSGEEALATAALSPQFVDKTPPEGRVQGPTGPLLASNFFRTAVPDLSCEIEQMIVAGDRVVVHLHFRGHFTGTFKALKGQGQRVDFRATDIYQIDNGRIAANWHIEDNISLMAQLQTQPPAS; this comes from the coding sequence ATGTCGCACTTCGCTTTCTCCCGCCGTTTCAGCCTGGCCACTTTGGGCCTGTCGGTTGCCTTGCTGTCCAGTCCGTTTGCCTTTGCCGAATCCGCGTTGATCCAGCCGCAGACCCTCATCGTTGATCAGAGCCTGCCCAAGGCGCAGCGTGATGCAATGCAACTGGCGGCGCGGCGTTATGGCAGTTTCTGGAACAGTGGCGAAGAGGCGTTGGCCACCGCAGCCCTGTCGCCGCAGTTTGTCGACAAGACCCCGCCGGAAGGAAGGGTGCAAGGGCCGACGGGACCGCTGCTGGCGTCGAATTTCTTTCGCACGGCAGTGCCGGACTTGAGCTGCGAGATCGAACAAATGATCGTCGCCGGTGATCGCGTGGTGGTGCATCTGCACTTTCGCGGGCATTTCACCGGTACGTTCAAGGCTCTCAAAGGGCAGGGGCAGCGTGTAGACTTCCGGGCAACCGATATCTATCAGATCGACAACGGTCGCATCGCGGCCAATTGGCATATCGAAGACAACATCAGCCTGATGGCGCAACTGCAAACGCAGCCGCCGGCCAGCTGA
- the hmpA gene encoding NO-inducible flavohemoprotein yields MLSVQDRAIVKSTVPLLESGGEALITHFYRMMLSEYPEVRPLFNQAHQASGDQPRALANGVLMYARHIDQLDQLGDLVAKIINKHVALQILPEHYPIVGTCLLRAISEVLGEEIATPEVMSAWGAAYGQLADILIGAETAIYDQKEQAVGGWRGAREFIVAAKVEESAEIISFYFEPADKGPILAAEPGQYIGMKLVLDGEEIRRNYSLSALANKGQYRISVKREPGGRASNHLHDQLHVGASIQLFPPSGEFTLTASDKPLVLISGGVGITPTLAMLEAALETERPVHFIHCARNGSVHAFRDWIDGLAERHPQLKRFYCYAEDDGVSPAADKVGLLSQEQLGEWLPAQRDVDAYFLGPKGFMGAIKRHLKALGVPEKQSRYEFFGPAAALE; encoded by the coding sequence ATGCTTAGCGTCCAGGATCGTGCCATCGTCAAATCCACTGTGCCTCTGCTGGAAAGCGGCGGTGAAGCGCTGATCACCCATTTCTACCGCATGATGCTCTCCGAGTACCCGGAGGTCCGCCCGTTGTTCAACCAGGCTCACCAGGCTAGCGGTGACCAGCCTCGTGCGCTGGCCAACGGCGTGTTGATGTACGCCCGTCACATCGATCAGCTTGACCAGTTGGGCGACCTGGTGGCCAAGATCATCAACAAGCACGTGGCGTTGCAGATTCTGCCGGAACACTACCCGATCGTCGGCACCTGCCTGCTGCGTGCCATCTCTGAAGTGCTCGGCGAAGAAATCGCTACGCCGGAAGTGATGAGTGCCTGGGGTGCCGCTTATGGCCAGTTGGCCGACATTCTGATCGGCGCCGAAACCGCCATCTATGACCAGAAAGAACAAGCCGTCGGTGGCTGGCGCGGGGCGCGGGAGTTCATCGTCGCGGCCAAGGTCGAGGAGAGTGCGGAAATCATTTCCTTCTACTTCGAGCCAGCGGACAAAGGCCCGATCCTCGCAGCCGAGCCGGGGCAGTACATCGGCATGAAGCTGGTGCTCGACGGAGAAGAAATCCGCCGCAATTACTCACTGTCAGCCCTGGCCAACAAAGGCCAGTACCGCATCAGCGTCAAACGCGAACCGGGCGGCCGTGCCTCCAATCACCTGCACGATCAACTGCACGTCGGCGCGAGCATTCAACTGTTCCCGCCATCGGGCGAATTTACCCTGACTGCCAGCGACAAACCGCTGGTGCTGATCAGCGGCGGCGTCGGCATCACCCCGACTTTGGCCATGCTGGAAGCAGCGCTGGAAACCGAGCGTCCGGTGCATTTCATTCACTGCGCGCGCAATGGCAGCGTGCATGCGTTCCGTGACTGGATCGACGGGCTGGCCGAGCGTCATCCGCAGCTCAAGCGCTTCTATTGCTATGCCGAAGATGACGGTGTGAGCCCGGCGGCGGACAAGGTCGGGCTGTTGAGCCAGGAGCAACTGGGCGAGTGGCTGCCGGCGCAGCGTGATGTGGACGCCTACTTCCTTGGACCGAAAGGCTTCATGGGGGCGATCAAGCGTCATCTGAAGGCACTGGGTGTGCCGGAGAAACAAAGCCGTTATGAGTTCTTCGGGCCGGCGGCTGCTCTGGAGTGA
- the norR gene encoding nitric oxide reductase transcriptional regulator NorR produces the protein MSAKSLLTALLPLVSDLSRELPEGERYRRLLEAMRALLPCDAAALLRLDGEWLVPLAVDGLSTDTLGRRFKVSEHPRFEVLLAGEGPTRFAADSELPDPYDGLVDGLDDHLEVHDCLGCPLFVDEKLWGLITLDALDPERFEPIELDALQAFASLASATVNAAERIERLAIRAEDEHQRAEVYRQASGQQNREMIGQSKAHKRLVEEINLVGGSDLTVLITGETGVGKELVAQAIHAASKRADKPIISLNCAALPDTLVESELFGHVRGAFTGATGDRRGKFELANGGTLFLDEVGELSLTVQAKLLRVLQSGQLQRLGSDKEHQVDVRLIAATNRDLAEEVRSGRYRADFYHRLSVYPLRVPALRDRGRDVLLLSGYFLEQNRSRMGLNSLRLNSDAQEALLAYTWPGNVRELEHLIGRSALKALGNCKVRPKILSLSAMDLDLPREVVDNSPVPSEATAALPLISGDLRAATEQYQRQLISAALERNRDNWASAARELGLDRANLGRMAKRLGMKG, from the coding sequence ATGTCCGCCAAATCCCTGCTGACCGCCCTGCTCCCACTGGTTTCCGACCTGTCCCGCGAACTGCCCGAAGGCGAGCGCTATCGGCGCCTGCTTGAAGCCATGCGCGCCCTGCTGCCATGCGACGCCGCCGCACTGTTGCGCCTCGATGGCGAATGGCTGGTGCCGCTGGCCGTGGACGGCTTGAGCACCGACACCCTCGGCCGCCGCTTCAAGGTCAGCGAACACCCGCGCTTTGAAGTGCTGTTGGCCGGCGAAGGGCCGACCCGTTTTGCTGCCGACAGTGAATTGCCCGACCCCTATGACGGACTGGTTGACGGCCTCGACGATCACCTCGAAGTTCACGACTGCCTCGGTTGCCCACTGTTCGTCGATGAAAAACTCTGGGGGCTGATCACCCTCGATGCACTCGATCCCGAGCGTTTCGAACCGATCGAACTCGACGCCCTGCAAGCCTTTGCCAGCCTCGCTTCGGCCACGGTCAACGCCGCCGAACGCATCGAACGTCTGGCGATTCGCGCCGAAGACGAGCACCAACGCGCCGAGGTCTATCGCCAGGCCAGCGGTCAGCAGAACCGCGAAATGATCGGCCAGAGCAAGGCTCATAAACGGCTGGTGGAAGAAATCAATCTGGTCGGCGGTAGCGACCTCACCGTGCTGATCACCGGGGAAACCGGGGTCGGCAAGGAGTTAGTGGCCCAAGCAATCCACGCTGCTTCCAAGCGCGCCGACAAACCGATCATCAGCCTCAACTGCGCGGCCCTGCCGGACACGCTTGTGGAAAGCGAACTGTTCGGTCACGTGCGCGGCGCCTTCACTGGCGCCACCGGCGACCGGCGCGGCAAGTTCGAACTGGCCAATGGCGGCACGCTGTTTCTCGATGAAGTCGGCGAATTGTCGCTGACCGTCCAGGCCAAACTGTTGCGGGTTTTGCAGAGCGGCCAGTTACAACGTTTGGGGTCGGACAAGGAACACCAGGTCGACGTGCGCCTGATCGCCGCGACCAACCGCGACCTGGCCGAAGAAGTGCGCAGCGGCCGTTACCGCGCCGACTTCTACCATCGCTTGAGTGTGTACCCGTTGAGGGTGCCGGCGCTGCGTGACCGGGGCCGAGATGTGCTGCTGCTCAGTGGTTACTTCCTGGAGCAGAACCGCTCGCGCATGGGCCTCAACAGCCTGCGCCTGAACAGCGACGCGCAAGAAGCGCTGCTTGCCTACACCTGGCCGGGCAATGTGCGGGAACTGGAACACCTGATCGGCCGCAGCGCGCTGAAGGCGCTGGGCAACTGCAAGGTGCGGCCGAAGATTCTCAGTTTGAGTGCGATGGATCTCGATCTGCCGCGTGAGGTTGTGGATAACTCGCCGGTGCCGTCCGAAGCGACCGCCGCCCTGCCATTGATCAGCGGGGATCTGCGTGCAGCCACCGAGCAGTATCAGCGGCAGTTGATCAGTGCCGCGCTTGAGCGTAACCGGGACAACTGGGCCAGTGCGGCGCGTGAACTGGGGTTGGACCGGGCGAATTTGGGCAGGATGGCGAAGCGGTTGGGGATGAAGGGCTGA
- a CDS encoding chemotaxis protein CheV, with product MSSNKARADSLSLLLFTLRSGKLMAINLLKVSEIIPCPPLTKLPESHPHVKGIATLRGASLSVIDLSRAIGERPLEDPNGGCLIVTDVSRSKQGLHVQAVSKIVHCLTTDIKPPPFGSGGSRAYITGVTSVDGTLVQVLDIEKVIHSIAPAQIEMAPTDLSMEDAEVLGNARILVVDDSQVALQQSVHTLRNLGLQCHTARSAKEAIDCLLDLQGTAQQINLIVSDIEMSEMDGYAFTRTLRETPDFAHLYVLLHTSLDSAMNSEKARLAGANGVLTKFSSPELTHCLIEAAKHVAAHGH from the coding sequence ATGTCTTCCAACAAAGCCCGCGCAGATTCACTTTCGCTTCTGCTGTTTACCTTGCGCAGCGGCAAGCTGATGGCGATCAACCTGCTGAAAGTCAGTGAAATCATCCCCTGCCCGCCGCTGACCAAGCTGCCGGAATCGCACCCGCACGTCAAAGGCATCGCCACCCTGCGCGGCGCCTCGCTGTCGGTGATCGACCTGAGCCGTGCCATCGGCGAGCGTCCGCTGGAAGACCCGAACGGCGGCTGCCTGATCGTCACCGACGTCAGCCGTTCGAAACAGGGTCTGCACGTGCAGGCGGTGAGCAAGATCGTGCATTGCCTGACCACCGACATCAAACCGCCGCCGTTCGGTTCCGGCGGTTCCCGCGCCTACATCACCGGCGTGACCTCGGTCGACGGCACGCTGGTACAGGTGCTGGACATCGAAAAGGTCATCCACAGTATCGCCCCGGCGCAAATCGAAATGGCCCCGACCGACCTGAGCATGGAAGACGCCGAAGTGCTGGGCAACGCGCGGATTCTGGTGGTCGACGATAGCCAGGTGGCGCTCCAGCAATCGGTGCACACCCTGCGCAACCTCGGCCTGCAATGCCACACCGCCCGCAGCGCCAAGGAAGCGATCGACTGCCTGCTGGACCTGCAAGGCACGGCGCAGCAGATCAACCTGATCGTCTCCGACATCGAAATGTCCGAGATGGACGGCTACGCCTTCACCCGGACCCTGCGCGAGACCCCGGACTTCGCCCACCTCTACGTATTGCTGCACACCTCGCTGGACAGCGCGATGAACAGCGAAAAGGCCCGGCTCGCCGGGGCGAACGGGGTGCTGACCAAGTTCTCCTCGCCAGAACTGACCCACTGCCTGATCGAAGCGGCCAAACACGTCGCCGCCCACGGACACTGA
- a CDS encoding GNAT family N-acetyltransferase has translation MRRDLSQDVPAIEWPNGIELTTYSAESASAVHELMQIGYREGGGRVPALDVWQQRFENDPEYDPALCFIASDADGVVGVAQCWTSSYIKNLVVHPRAQGLGLGRALLLHAFKVFQSRREGFVDLKVLEDNHRAQRLYETSGMYVVRRELVPD, from the coding sequence ATGCGGCGCGACCTGAGCCAGGACGTGCCGGCCATCGAATGGCCGAACGGCATCGAACTCACTACCTACAGCGCCGAAAGCGCATCCGCGGTGCATGAACTGATGCAAATCGGCTACCGCGAAGGTGGCGGCCGAGTGCCGGCGTTGGACGTCTGGCAACAGAGGTTTGAAAACGATCCGGAATACGATCCTGCACTGTGCTTCATCGCCAGCGATGCCGACGGCGTCGTCGGTGTGGCGCAATGCTGGACCAGTTCCTACATCAAGAATCTGGTGGTGCATCCCCGCGCTCAAGGTCTTGGATTGGGTCGAGCGTTGCTGCTTCACGCCTTCAAGGTGTTTCAGAGTCGGCGCGAAGGGTTTGTCGATCTGAAGGTGCTGGAAGACAACCATCGGGCGCAGCGCTTGTACGAAACGTCCGGAATGTATGTGGTTCGCCGGGAATTGGTGCCGGACTGA
- a CDS encoding YkgJ family cysteine cluster protein, whose product MNTTFSCVGCGKCCTDHHVPLTLAEARMWAADGGQVIVLVEAFLANGLGLPVQQREHAERRSAVVRSGNSDAHVAITFAAYNVGPCRNLDEDKLCRIYERRPLVCRIYPAEINPHIPLNPAAKDCPPESWEQGPELIVGGELVDQELVTLIQRSRQADRDDIRTKDAICGLLGIRTTALKGDGFTAYLPDMGVFASVIDQVTAQPLSEVSSEWLFHLSGDDVAGQVLAAGAQVVTEPPQTYAFISLRAA is encoded by the coding sequence ATGAATACGACGTTTTCCTGCGTAGGTTGCGGCAAATGCTGCACCGATCATCACGTGCCTCTGACGCTGGCCGAAGCCCGAATGTGGGCGGCTGACGGCGGTCAGGTGATCGTGCTGGTGGAGGCATTTCTCGCCAACGGCCTGGGCTTGCCGGTGCAACAGCGTGAACACGCAGAACGTCGTTCGGCGGTAGTGCGCAGCGGAAACTCTGACGCCCATGTGGCGATCACCTTCGCCGCCTACAACGTCGGCCCCTGCCGGAATCTTGACGAAGACAAGCTGTGCCGCATCTACGAACGCCGGCCGCTGGTGTGTCGCATCTATCCCGCCGAAATCAATCCGCACATCCCGTTGAACCCTGCCGCCAAGGACTGCCCGCCGGAATCGTGGGAACAGGGACCGGAACTGATCGTCGGTGGCGAACTGGTGGATCAGGAACTGGTGACGCTGATCCAGCGCTCCCGTCAGGCCGATCGCGATGACATCCGGACCAAGGATGCGATTTGTGGGTTACTCGGCATCCGCACCACGGCACTCAAGGGCGACGGGTTTACCGCGTACCTGCCGGACATGGGCGTGTTTGCCTCGGTGATCGATCAGGTCACCGCGCAGCCATTGAGCGAAGTGTCCAGTGAATGGCTGTTTCACCTCTCCGGTGATGATGTCGCCGGACAAGTGCTGGCGGCCGGGGCACAGGTGGTGACCGAACCGCCGCAGACTTACGCGTTCATTTCCCTGCGCGCGGCCTAG
- a CDS encoding PAS domain-containing methyl-accepting chemotaxis protein produces MKINLPVTGRNVDVAPDANILSTTDLTSAITYANDDFIKISGYSRDELLGTPHNLLRHPDMPAQAFAHMWQTLKRGRSWMGLVKNRCKNGDHYWVSAYVTPVTQNGAAVEFQSVRTRPDARQIAAAERAYAQLRGERVSRWQRLPVLGLQARIIALTSSVLAVVLGIEAWLRSESMGVEAAALVAGSGACALGVGWLLRPLERLTERARLIADNPLSQGIYTGRRDQFGQIEFALQMLEAQVGAVVGRIGDASQRLAGHAAQLVDHLHSSHTSTLAQQAETDQVAAAIHQMAASVAEVASHAQQASVAADMAGTETREGHLLVGESRSAVLRLAEELGRATEVIHQLEGHSSEISGVLEVIRSIAEQTNLLALNAAIEAARAGDAGRGFAVVADEVRGLAQRTQQSTNEIQRMISTLQNGARDAVLAMQQSSEHVDNSVEQAQRAARALDGISGRVEQITEMSLQIAAAVEEQSAVSEDINRNIVSIRTACELTVDEGRQSQLNSQDVAGLAGDLRSLAREFWGRRQGS; encoded by the coding sequence ATGAAGATCAATCTCCCGGTGACCGGGCGCAATGTCGATGTTGCGCCGGATGCGAACATTCTCTCGACCACCGATCTGACCAGCGCGATTACCTACGCCAACGACGATTTCATCAAGATCAGCGGTTACAGCCGTGACGAGCTGCTGGGCACGCCGCATAACCTATTGCGTCATCCGGACATGCCGGCGCAGGCGTTTGCTCATATGTGGCAGACGCTCAAGCGCGGGCGGTCGTGGATGGGGCTGGTGAAGAATCGTTGCAAGAACGGTGATCACTATTGGGTCAGTGCCTATGTCACGCCGGTTACGCAGAACGGTGCGGCGGTGGAGTTTCAGTCGGTGCGTACGCGCCCGGATGCGCGACAGATCGCTGCGGCGGAGCGGGCTTACGCGCAGTTGCGTGGGGAGCGTGTGTCGCGTTGGCAGCGGCTGCCGGTGTTGGGGTTGCAAGCGCGGATCATAGCGTTGACCAGTTCGGTGCTGGCGGTGGTGCTGGGGATTGAAGCCTGGCTGCGGTCGGAGTCCATGGGCGTCGAAGCCGCTGCGCTGGTGGCGGGCAGTGGCGCCTGTGCTTTGGGCGTGGGCTGGTTGTTGCGTCCGCTGGAGCGTCTGACCGAGCGTGCGCGGCTGATTGCCGACAATCCGTTGAGCCAGGGCATTTATACCGGGCGGCGGGATCAGTTCGGGCAGATCGAGTTCGCCTTGCAGATGCTCGAAGCCCAGGTCGGCGCGGTGGTCGGGCGGATCGGCGATGCGTCGCAGCGGCTGGCCGGGCATGCGGCGCAACTGGTGGATCATTTGCACAGTAGCCACACCAGTACGCTGGCGCAGCAGGCGGAAACCGATCAGGTGGCGGCGGCGATTCATCAGATGGCGGCCAGTGTGGCGGAAGTTGCCAGTCATGCGCAGCAGGCGTCGGTGGCGGCAGATATGGCGGGGACGGAAACCCGTGAGGGTCATCTGTTGGTCGGCGAGAGTCGCAGTGCGGTGTTGCGTCTGGCGGAAGAGTTGGGCAGGGCGACCGAGGTGATTCATCAACTCGAAGGCCACAGCAGCGAGATTTCCGGGGTGCTGGAGGTGATTCGCAGCATCGCCGAGCAGACCAATCTGCTGGCGCTCAACGCGGCGATCGAAGCGGCGCGGGCCGGGGATGCCGGGCGCGGGTTTGCGGTGGTGGCCGATGAGGTGCGGGGTCTGGCCCAGCGCACCCAGCAGTCGACCAATGAAATTCAGAGAATGATCAGTACCCTGCAAAATGGCGCGCGAGATGCGGTGCTGGCGATGCAGCAGAGCAGCGAGCATGTGGATAACAGCGTCGAACAGGCGCAACGCGCAGCCCGGGCCTTGGACGGTATCAGCGGCCGGGTCGAGCAGATCACCGAGATGAGCCTGCAGATTGCTGCAGCGGTTGAAGAGCAAAGCGCAGTAAGCGAGGACATCAACCGCAACATCGTCAGCATTCGCACGGCGTGTGAACTGACGGTGGATGAAGGGCGCCAGAGCCAGCTCAACTCACAAGACGTGGCGGGGCTGGCGGGGGATTTGCGTTCGCTGGCGCGGGAGTTCTGGGGGCGGCGGCAGGGATCCTAG
- a CDS encoding DUF6124 family protein, which yields MTKPVPDPPLESPTPLEDAMRAEDLARNREAIKRALDYYLCPNPAKPRPSTMYMVTPNVDTESLLANACESLASASTIACNFANELTGPQRSTALGIQQIIMLAELAVNRALDRVDPQA from the coding sequence ATGACGAAGCCCGTACCCGACCCACCTCTCGAATCACCCACCCCACTCGAAGACGCCATGCGCGCCGAAGACCTCGCCCGTAACCGCGAAGCCATCAAACGCGCCCTCGATTATTACCTCTGCCCCAACCCTGCCAAGCCTCGCCCGAGCACGATGTACATGGTCACTCCCAACGTCGACACCGAAAGCCTGCTGGCCAATGCCTGCGAATCCCTGGCCTCGGCCAGTACCATCGCGTGCAATTTCGCCAATGAGCTCACAGGCCCACAGCGCAGCACGGCGCTGGGAATCCAGCAGATCATCATGCTGGCCGAGCTGGCGGTGAACAGGGCGCTGGATCGGGTTGATCCGCAGGCGTGA
- a CDS encoding efflux RND transporter periplasmic adaptor subunit, producing the protein MQIQKKKALLATLLIALAAAGLWYAVKPAPAKLATPTAIPVRVVAVSEKDVPRYTSGIGSVLSLHSVVVRPQIDGILTKLLVKEGQLVKQGDLLATIDDRSIRASLDQARAQLGESQAQLQVALVNLKRYKLLSVDDGVSKQTYDQQQALVNQLKATAQGNQASIDAAQVQLSYTQIRSPVTGRVGIRTVDEGNFLRMTDTQGLFTVTQIDPIAVEFSLPQQMLPTLQGLISDPQRAQVKAYIGADTDGETGNLLGEGHLILIDNQINANTGTIRAKAEFDNPNQKLWPGLLVTVKIQTALDKDALVVPPTVVQRGLDQHFVYRVNGDKVEAVQVQMVYQGSGQDIIKGVKPGDVLVSDGQSRLKPGSTVQVMSEPPQVVQAEPKP; encoded by the coding sequence ATGCAAATCCAGAAGAAAAAGGCCCTGCTCGCCACCCTGCTGATCGCCCTCGCAGCCGCCGGCCTGTGGTACGCGGTAAAACCCGCCCCGGCCAAACTGGCAACCCCCACCGCCATCCCGGTCAGGGTCGTCGCCGTCAGCGAAAAAGACGTCCCCCGCTACACCAGCGGCATCGGCTCGGTCCTCTCGCTGCACAGCGTAGTAGTACGCCCGCAGATCGACGGCATCCTCACCAAGCTTCTGGTCAAAGAGGGTCAATTGGTGAAACAGGGTGACTTGCTCGCTACCATCGACGACCGATCGATCCGCGCCAGCCTCGACCAGGCCCGGGCGCAACTGGGCGAAAGCCAGGCGCAACTGCAAGTGGCGCTGGTCAATCTCAAGCGCTACAAACTGCTCAGCGTCGACGACGGTGTATCGAAGCAGACCTACGATCAGCAACAGGCACTGGTCAACCAGCTCAAGGCCACCGCTCAGGGCAATCAGGCTTCAATTGACGCAGCGCAGGTACAACTTTCCTACACCCAGATTCGCTCCCCGGTCACCGGACGCGTCGGGATACGCACGGTCGACGAAGGCAACTTCCTGCGCATGACCGACACCCAGGGTCTGTTCACCGTGACTCAGATCGATCCGATCGCCGTCGAATTTTCCCTGCCCCAGCAAATGCTGCCGACCCTACAGGGCCTGATCAGCGATCCGCAGCGCGCACAGGTCAAGGCGTACATCGGCGCCGACACCGACGGCGAAACCGGCAACCTGCTCGGCGAAGGTCACCTGATCCTGATCGACAACCAGATCAACGCCAACACCGGCACCATCCGCGCCAAGGCCGAATTCGACAACCCCAATCAGAAGCTCTGGCCCGGCCTGCTGGTGACGGTAAAGATTCAGACAGCACTGGATAAAGATGCGCTGGTGGTCCCGCCCACCGTCGTACAACGCGGCCTCGACCAACACTTCGTGTACCGGGTCAACGGCGACAAGGTGGAAGCCGTGCAGGTGCAGATGGTTTACCAGGGCAGCGGCCAGGACATCATCAAGGGCGTGAAACCCGGCGATGTATTGGTCAGTGATGGCCAGTCGCGGCTCAAACCCGGTTCGACCGTGCAGGTCATGAGCGAACCGCCGCAAGTGGTGCAAGCGGAGCCCAAGCCATGA